From Segatella copri, the proteins below share one genomic window:
- a CDS encoding YraN family protein — MAEHNELGKWGEDEATLYLENEGYVVIDRDWKAGKRDLDILAVSPDGKTLVVVEVKTRSGEEYQQPEEAVDVRKMRNLAIAANTYVKEQKVEKELRFDIVTVVGVGHQVKRIEHLVDAFNPLLIG; from the coding sequence ATGGCAGAGCATAATGAATTAGGCAAATGGGGAGAAGACGAGGCTACGCTCTATCTCGAGAATGAAGGCTATGTCGTCATCGACAGAGACTGGAAAGCCGGCAAGCGGGATCTGGATATCCTTGCCGTTTCGCCGGATGGTAAGACGCTGGTTGTGGTAGAAGTAAAGACCCGTTCGGGTGAAGAATACCAGCAGCCCGAGGAAGCCGTAGATGTCAGGAAGATGCGCAATCTGGCAATAGCCGCCAATACTTACGTCAAGGAACAGAAGGTGGAAAAAGAACTTCGCTTTGATATTGTTACCGTGGTAGGTGTAGGGCATCAGGTGAAACGCATCGAGCATCTTGTGGATGCCTTCAACCCGTTGCTGATTGGATAA
- a CDS encoding biotin--[acetyl-CoA-carboxylase] ligase: protein MEKKIIRLKEVDSTNTFLKNLDTYDEDALTIAIADYQTSGRGQGVHTWESEPGKNLLFSMMMCPKWVPLRQQFLLSEAGALAVKDALDSYTDGITLKWPNDVYWYDKKISGTLIETAIDSKGIKRCIFGIGIDVNQTEFHSDAPNPVSLAQILGYEVDREEVLQKVIEAFCKYYELLRRADYMDVSGIYHLSLYRRKGYHWYEDKDGKFEGAFVEVEDDGHLILHDKKGVIRSYAFGEIKFLVNS from the coding sequence ATGGAAAAGAAGATTATACGATTAAAGGAAGTGGATTCCACGAATACCTTCCTGAAGAATTTGGATACTTACGATGAAGATGCGCTGACCATTGCCATTGCTGATTATCAGACATCGGGCAGGGGACAGGGCGTGCATACCTGGGAGAGTGAACCGGGCAAGAACCTCCTCTTCAGTATGATGATGTGTCCTAAGTGGGTTCCTTTGCGCCAGCAGTTCCTCCTTTCCGAGGCTGGTGCGCTCGCCGTGAAGGATGCTCTTGATTCCTATACGGACGGCATTACGCTGAAATGGCCGAATGATGTGTACTGGTATGACAAGAAAATCAGTGGCACGCTGATAGAGACTGCCATCGACTCCAAGGGCATCAAGCGCTGCATCTTCGGTATCGGCATTGATGTCAATCAGACTGAGTTCCACAGCGATGCGCCCAACCCTGTATCTCTGGCTCAGATTCTGGGGTATGAGGTGGATAGGGAAGAGGTGCTGCAGAAGGTGATTGAGGCTTTCTGCAAATACTACGAACTTCTGCGTCGTGCCGACTATATGGATGTGTCGGGCATCTATCATCTTTCTCTCTACCGTCGCAAGGGCTATCACTGGTATGAGGATAAGGACGGTAAGTTCGAGGGTGCTTTCGTAGAGGTGGAGGACGATGGTCATCTCATCCTTCATGACAAGAAGGGAGTAATCCGCTCGTATGCGTTCGGAGAAATCAAGTTTCTAGTTAATAGTTAA
- the pyrH gene encoding UMP kinase translates to MAKFKRILLKLSGESLMGKQSFGIDPERLSDYAKQIKEVHEMGVQIGIVIGGGNIFRGLSGSQKGFDRVKGDQMGMCATVINSLALSSALGALGVKNKVLTAIRMEPIGEFYTKWKAIEAMEAGYICIFSAGTGSPYFTTDTGSSLRGIEIEADVMLKGTRVDGIYTADPEKDPTATKFKDITYDEIYTKGLKVMDLTATTMCKENNLPIYVFNMDVVGNLKKVMDGEEIGTLVHN, encoded by the coding sequence ATGGCAAAGTTTAAAAGAATTCTTTTGAAATTGAGTGGCGAGAGTCTGATGGGTAAGCAGAGCTTCGGCATCGACCCAGAGCGCCTGAGTGATTATGCTAAGCAGATAAAGGAGGTCCATGAGATGGGCGTTCAGATAGGCATTGTGATTGGTGGTGGTAACATCTTCCGCGGTTTGAGCGGAAGCCAGAAGGGGTTCGACCGTGTCAAGGGTGACCAGATGGGTATGTGTGCTACCGTTATCAATTCCCTGGCATTGAGCAGCGCGCTCGGAGCCTTGGGCGTTAAAAACAAGGTGCTTACTGCCATCCGCATGGAGCCTATCGGCGAATTCTACACCAAGTGGAAGGCGATTGAGGCAATGGAGGCAGGCTATATCTGCATCTTCTCTGCAGGTACAGGCAGTCCATACTTCACTACCGATACCGGTTCTTCTCTCCGTGGTATCGAAATCGAGGCTGACGTGATGCTCAAGGGTACCCGTGTAGACGGCATCTATACCGCCGACCCTGAGAAGGATCCTACAGCTACCAAGTTCAAGGATATCACCTATGATGAGATTTATACCAAGGGCTTGAAGGTAATGGATTTGACTGCTACCACCATGTGTAAGGAAAACAACCTCCCTATCTACGTGTTCAATATGGATGTTGTAGGTAACCTCAAGAAGGTGATGGATGGTGAGGAGATTGGTACGCTCGTACACAACTAA
- the pssA gene encoding CDP-diacylglycerol--serine O-phosphatidyltransferase, whose translation MSIKKHIPNTITCCNLVSGCIATSFAFGGNPKMALLWIIIGAVFDFFDGMSARLLHVSSPIGKELDSLADDVTFGVAPATIVFSQLFVMEYPGFLEPLRPWLPYAAFIIAAFSALRLAKFNLDERQTTSFIGVPTPANALFWGSLIVFNPSWLEGYSWSVFIILALILITSYLLVCEMPLFALKFKQWGFKGNEVKYGFAALTLIILATSVALDGLTGFLTGWWLVIVAYVIISAIIYLKKK comes from the coding sequence ATGAGTATCAAGAAACATATTCCAAACACGATAACCTGCTGCAACCTGGTTTCGGGCTGCATCGCAACATCGTTTGCCTTCGGCGGAAACCCAAAGATGGCATTGTTATGGATTATCATCGGAGCCGTATTCGACTTCTTTGACGGCATGAGCGCCCGCCTGCTGCACGTTTCATCGCCAATAGGCAAGGAGCTGGATTCGCTGGCAGATGACGTAACCTTCGGTGTGGCTCCTGCCACCATCGTATTCTCACAACTCTTTGTGATGGAATATCCGGGTTTTCTGGAGCCTTTGCGCCCATGGCTGCCTTACGCAGCCTTCATCATCGCAGCCTTCTCGGCATTGCGACTGGCTAAGTTTAATCTTGATGAGCGCCAGACTACCTCTTTCATCGGTGTTCCTACACCAGCCAACGCCCTGTTCTGGGGTTCGCTGATTGTGTTCAATCCAAGCTGGCTCGAAGGATATTCATGGTCGGTATTCATCATTCTGGCTCTGATACTCATCACCAGCTATCTGCTGGTTTGCGAGATGCCTCTTTTCGCCTTGAAGTTCAAACAGTGGGGTTTCAAGGGCAATGAGGTGAAATATGGCTTTGCTGCGCTCACCCTCATCATCCTCGCTACTTCGGTAGCACTCGATGGTCTGACCGGTTTCCTCACCGGCTGGTGGCTTGTCATCGTGGCATACGTCATCATCTCGGCGATTATTTATCTGAAGAAGAAGTAG
- a CDS encoding phosphatidylserine decarboxylase family protein, which translates to MGQKIKKLKKIRLHREGTDQLVTGAIALVAIAAILWTTLDNKIPFWVFVVVFGMVYGIVLNFYRCPVRYLNVEDTSKLVVAPADGKIVVIEEVENAPYFGDRRLMISIFMSLWNVHANWFPVDGKVKFVKHVDGNYHKAWLPKASEENEHADVMITTPKGVDVLCRQIAGAVARRIVTYAKEGEECFIDEHLGFIKLGSRVDVYLPVGTEVCVKMGQSTTGDQTIIAKLK; encoded by the coding sequence ATGGGACAGAAAATAAAGAAATTAAAGAAGATAAGATTGCACCGCGAAGGTACCGATCAGCTGGTTACCGGAGCGATAGCGTTAGTAGCCATTGCGGCTATATTGTGGACAACCTTAGACAACAAGATTCCGTTCTGGGTTTTTGTTGTTGTGTTCGGTATGGTATATGGTATCGTGCTCAACTTCTATCGTTGTCCTGTCAGATACCTCAACGTAGAGGATACTTCGAAACTGGTAGTAGCACCAGCCGACGGTAAGATTGTGGTGATAGAAGAGGTGGAGAATGCTCCCTACTTCGGTGACCGCCGCCTGATGATTTCCATCTTCATGAGCCTCTGGAATGTTCATGCCAACTGGTTCCCGGTGGATGGTAAGGTGAAATTCGTGAAGCATGTGGACGGCAACTACCACAAGGCATGGCTGCCTAAGGCTAGCGAGGAAAACGAGCATGCCGACGTGATGATTACCACACCTAAGGGAGTGGATGTACTCTGCCGACAGATTGCCGGTGCGGTGGCACGCCGCATCGTAACCTATGCCAAGGAAGGGGAAGAATGCTTCATCGACGAGCACCTGGGATTCATCAAGCTAGGTTCACGTGTGGATGTCTACCTGCCTGTAGGTACAGAAGTATGCGTAAAGATGGGACAGTCAACTACAGGCGACCAGACCATCATCGCTAAATTGAAATAA